The following coding sequences are from one Tolumonas lignilytica window:
- the leuA gene encoding 2-isopropylmalate synthase, whose product MSDRVIIFDTTLRDGEQALPASLTVREKLQIALALERLGVDVMEVGFPVSSPGDFESVQTIARQIKNSRVCALSRALPKDIDAAAEALKVADQFRIHTFLATSTIHVESKLKKSFEDVLEMGVNAVKYARRFTDDVEFSCEDAGRTPIDNLCRMVEAAINAGARTINIPDTVGYTIPTEFSGIIHNLFNRVPNIDKAIISVHCHDDLGLSVANSIGAVQMGARQIECTINGIGERAGNTSLEEVAMILKTRQDLIGVHTNIKHQEIHRTSQLVSQLCNMPVQPNKAIVGANAFSHSSGIHQDGVLKAKNTYEIITPESVGLNQNTLNLTSRSGRHVIKHRLALLGYPEGSYDLDQIYTSFLQLADKKGQVFDYDLEALLFFSQIQEEPEHFKLNYLSVQSGGSVMATASVRMKVGEEEVTEAATGNGPVDAVYQCINRITGYEINISKYDLKSKGIGKDALGQVDIVAEFQGRKFHGMGLATDIVESSAQALVHVINNIYRALQVAEHKERFAQKSVMETL is encoded by the coding sequence ATGTCAGATCGCGTCATCATATTCGATACCACATTGCGGGATGGCGAACAGGCGTTGCCAGCCAGCTTAACTGTACGTGAAAAATTGCAGATCGCGCTGGCACTGGAACGGCTGGGTGTTGATGTGATGGAAGTGGGTTTCCCGGTTTCTTCACCTGGTGATTTTGAATCAGTACAGACTATCGCACGTCAGATCAAAAACAGCCGCGTGTGTGCCTTGTCGCGCGCGTTGCCAAAAGACATCGATGCCGCCGCCGAAGCGTTGAAAGTCGCCGATCAGTTCCGCATTCATACCTTCTTGGCAACTTCCACCATTCACGTGGAAAGCAAATTGAAGAAAAGCTTTGAAGACGTGTTGGAAATGGGCGTGAATGCCGTGAAATACGCGCGTCGTTTTACTGATGACGTGGAGTTTTCTTGCGAAGATGCGGGTCGTACGCCTATCGATAATTTGTGCCGTATGGTGGAAGCCGCGATCAACGCCGGCGCCCGTACTATCAACATTCCGGATACCGTGGGTTACACTATTCCGACTGAATTCAGCGGCATCATCCACAACCTGTTCAACCGTGTGCCTAACATCGACAAAGCTATTATCTCGGTGCATTGCCATGATGATTTAGGCTTGTCGGTTGCCAACTCTATTGGCGCAGTGCAAATGGGCGCACGCCAAATCGAATGTACCATCAACGGTATCGGCGAACGTGCCGGTAACACTTCGTTGGAAGAGGTCGCGATGATCCTGAAAACCCGTCAGGATCTGATTGGTGTGCATACCAACATCAAGCATCAGGAAATTCACCGCACCAGCCAGTTGGTCAGCCAGTTGTGCAACATGCCGGTACAGCCAAACAAGGCCATTGTCGGTGCCAATGCCTTCTCGCACAGCTCCGGTATTCATCAGGATGGCGTCCTGAAAGCGAAGAACACCTACGAAATAATTACACCGGAAAGCGTCGGCTTAAATCAGAACACATTGAATCTGACTTCCCGTTCTGGCCGCCATGTCATCAAGCACCGTCTGGCCCTGTTGGGTTATCCGGAAGGCTCTTATGATTTGGATCAGATTTACACCAGCTTCCTGCAATTGGCTGATAAAAAAGGTCAGGTCTTCGATTATGATTTGGAAGCTTTGTTGTTCTTCTCTCAGATCCAGGAAGAGCCGGAACACTTTAAACTGAACTACCTGAGCGTGCAGTCTGGTGGCAGCGTGATGGCGACTGCCAGTGTCCGCATGAAAGTCGGTGAGGAAGAAGTGACCGAAGCTGCGACCGGCAATGGTCCGGTCGATGCGGTATATCAATGCATCAACCGTATTACCGGTTATGAAATCAATATCAGTAAGTATGATCTGAAGAGCAAAGGCATTGGCAAAGATGCACTGGGTCAGGTCGATATCGTCGCGGAATTCCAGGGCCGTAAATTCCACGGTATGGGCTTGGCGACTGACATCGTCGAATCATCAGCACAAGCCTTGGTGCATGTGATCAACAATATTTATCGTGCTTTGCAGGTCGCAGAGCATAAAGAACGTTTCGCACAAAAATCAGTCATGGAGACTCTGTAA
- a CDS encoding protein adenylyltransferase SelO, with protein MTAFYFDNRFIHELPGDPSLQNQPRQVLGAFWSPVVPQPVETPQLIAFASEVAVLLGIPEAELTAGAWLNALSGNAVLPGMTPFATCYGGHQFGQWAGQLGDGRAISLGELIYNQQRWELQLKGAGVTPYSRRGDGKAVLRSSIREFLCSEAMYHLGVPTTRALSLVLTGESIWRDMFYDGNPKQEPGAIVCRVAPSFIRFGHFQLPAMRGEHQLLNQLIDFTIDRDFPHLSGEPATQRRARWFHEICRATATLMVEWMRVGFVHGVMNTDNMSILGLTLDYGPYGWVDNFDLHWTPNTTDAEGRRYCFGRQPAIARWNLQRLAEALGTVMSDHAVLEEGLSQFDQAFAREIGEMLAAKLGFTHWQENDSALVDRLFALLQQAEVDMTLFFRQLAVVEPHTPDLTVLADVFYRDDLFQQYQVDFQSWLQDYGQRVLADGQPAQERLAKMNRVNPLYVLRNYLAQQVIEDAEQGNYQPIAELLEVLRHPYTEQSGKEAYAQKRPDWAREKAGCSMLSCSS; from the coding sequence ATGACCGCATTTTATTTTGATAACCGTTTTATTCATGAACTTCCAGGCGATCCATCGCTGCAAAACCAGCCCCGGCAGGTATTGGGGGCGTTCTGGAGTCCGGTGGTTCCACAGCCTGTGGAAACTCCACAATTGATTGCCTTTGCCAGTGAGGTTGCGGTTTTACTGGGGATACCAGAAGCAGAATTGACAGCGGGCGCATGGTTGAATGCTTTATCCGGCAATGCTGTCTTGCCGGGGATGACTCCCTTTGCCACCTGTTATGGCGGTCATCAGTTTGGTCAGTGGGCCGGGCAGCTTGGCGATGGCCGGGCCATCAGTCTGGGAGAACTGATTTACAACCAGCAGCGCTGGGAGTTGCAACTGAAAGGGGCGGGCGTCACCCCTTACTCTCGCCGTGGCGATGGCAAAGCGGTGCTGCGCTCCTCCATTCGCGAATTTCTTTGCAGCGAAGCCATGTATCATCTTGGCGTACCGACGACGCGAGCGTTAAGTCTGGTACTGACCGGGGAGTCGATCTGGCGCGATATGTTTTATGACGGAAATCCAAAGCAGGAACCTGGTGCGATTGTCTGCCGGGTTGCCCCTTCTTTTATCCGCTTTGGACATTTCCAACTGCCCGCCATGCGCGGTGAACATCAGCTACTCAATCAGCTCATCGATTTCACCATCGATCGCGATTTTCCGCATTTATCCGGCGAACCTGCAACGCAACGTCGTGCGCGATGGTTCCATGAAATCTGCCGGGCTACGGCAACGCTGATGGTGGAATGGATGCGGGTTGGTTTCGTGCATGGCGTGATGAACACCGACAACATGTCGATCCTTGGGCTGACACTGGATTATGGTCCGTATGGCTGGGTGGATAATTTTGATCTGCACTGGACACCCAACACCACCGATGCGGAAGGGCGGCGTTACTGCTTTGGCCGGCAACCGGCAATTGCCCGTTGGAACTTACAGCGGTTGGCGGAAGCGCTGGGCACGGTGATGAGCGATCATGCGGTTCTGGAAGAGGGTTTATCCCAATTTGATCAGGCTTTTGCCCGCGAGATCGGCGAGATGCTGGCAGCAAAACTAGGGTTTACACACTGGCAGGAAAACGACAGTGCGCTGGTCGATCGTCTGTTTGCCTTGTTACAGCAGGCGGAGGTGGATATGACACTGTTCTTCCGGCAACTGGCAGTGGTAGAGCCGCATACGCCGGATCTTACCGTGCTGGCCGATGTGTTTTATCGTGACGATTTGTTTCAGCAGTATCAGGTCGATTTTCAGTCGTGGCTTCAGGATTATGGCCAACGTGTGCTGGCCGACGGCCAACCTGCGCAAGAACGGCTAGCCAAAATGAATCGGGTCAACCCACTCTATGTTTTACGCAACTATCTGGCACAGCAGGTTATTGAGGATGCCGAGCAGGGCAATTACCAGCCGATTGCAGAATTATTGGAGGTTCTGCGTCATCCTTATACCGAACAATCCGGCAAGGAAGCGTATGCGCAAAAACGGCCGGATTGGGCCCGAGAGAAAGCCGGCTGCTCGATGCTCTCCTGTAGTTCATAA